Proteins found in one Xenopus laevis strain J_2021 chromosome 1L, Xenopus_laevis_v10.1, whole genome shotgun sequence genomic segment:
- the mtrfr.L gene encoding probable peptide chain release factor C12orf65, mitochondrial yields the protein MRTASWLCLTKLYPSWKTWASGNQLKFLSPWNGGIVTHAVGKKDSSFDLLDLDEKDLEEQFVRGHGPGGQATNKTSNCVVLKHVPSGIVVKCHQTRSAELNRKKAREILQEKIDIFYKGEGSDILKHKEDGEKKKQEKKKKAKELLEKKKQLKEMHGSENK from the exons ATGAGAACTGCAAGCTGGTTGTGTTTGACTAAATTATACCCATCCTGGAAAACCTGGGCTTCTGGGAACCAACTAAAATTTCTATCCCCGTGGAATGGTGGCATTGTAACACATGCTGTAGGAAAGAAAGACTCTTCTTTTGATCTGTTGGATCTTGATGAGAAAGATCTGGAAGAACAGTTTGTTCGAGGCCATGGTCCAGGAGGTCAAGCAACGAATAAAACCAGTAATTGTGTTGTGCTAAAGCATGTTCCTTCTGGAATAGTTGTCAAG TGCCATCAAACCAGATCTGCTGAGCTGAACAGGAAAAAAGCACGAGAGATTCTTCAggaaaaaatagacattttttataaaggagaaggcagtgatattctaaaacacaaagaagatggagagaaaaaaaagcaagaaaagaagaaaaaagcaaaagaactcttggaaaagaaaaaacaattaaaagagaTGCACGGTtctgaaaacaaataa